Within Rattus rattus isolate New Zealand chromosome 12, Rrattus_CSIRO_v1, whole genome shotgun sequence, the genomic segment tgtgtgtgtgtgtctatacatgtatgaggggtgtgtatgtgttttccagtaggtgttcatgcatgtggaggccagaggacaacctctggtGATAGCTGACTGATAATGGAGTCCAAgaataattttacaaaataaagaaactaagTGTGAAACACAGTTTAACCAAAGTTATACAGTTTAAATGTGAACTGTCTGATTTCAAAGCTTGCACCCTTGATATTTTATGCCTTTTTCTATGCAAGAACACTGAGGTATTTCAAGGGCATTTTCCCACTTTTGACTGTGACTTTCAGAAGCTGGGTCTTTAGGTCAGTCACTTGTTTATCATTTCTTTAGTTctaatttgcttgtttgtttgtttgtttgtttgtttgtttaagacaatATCATGTAACCCATACTGGCCTCAAATATACTATGTGGTGAAGAATGATCTTAAACTTTACGGTTTTccgcctcggcctcctgagtgctaataCTAAGATGGATGCTCTCACACCCAGCTTATATGCTTCTGGGCTTCGTGGCAAGTGCTCCACCAAGTGACTACGTCCCGGCCTCAGCTCTGAAGTCTTACAAGATGTCTGAAGTTCTTCttacatgtaaaattaaatgaatcTAAAAACTGCCTTCCCATACACTACAGTgtatattttcccttttaaaaagctCACTAATTCAAAATGACTGTATCTCTACTCTTCTGACATGTTTATGGTTGCTATGGAAGGTAGGAGTGATTAAGATACAGCCACTGTCTTTAAGGAGCTCATAGCCCAGTGGAGGGAAGTAACAGAGTCAGATAACTCTAAAGACTAAGGCGGAATAATGTGtaagttctttctgtctttagttCCTTAGAAAATGAACCCTTTGGCCAGGCGGTGGTGGCTCACTCTGGCTCAcgccgttaatcccagcacttgggaggcagaggcaggcggatctctgaattggaggccagcctggtctaccgagtaGGACAGCCAAgcctacagagaaaccctgtctcaaaaacacacaccaaaaaatactttttaaaacatacaccagaataacaacaaacaaacctggAAACATCTAGTAAAAATGTTAGAGTTAAAAAAGTTTAGTTTCTATAGCAAAAATTACAAAGTTTGTTAAGTGTACTAAGATTGTATTTATCTTTCTAGCTCTTGCTAGATTAAAATGTCTGAGTAAGGAAACCTTACGTCAGATCCTGAGGTTTAGAAGTTTAGATTTACAGACAAGTGTTTTATTAACTCTacttaaaaagaaagcacagccGTTAGAGGCTGGAAAAATGGTTCCGCAGAGGACCTCGGTTCAGGTCCCAGTACCCATATTATGGCTCACAGCTGATAGGgcagtttgtttgcttgtctgtctgtctgtctgtaaatcATGAAGTTGTGAACAATTACTGTAGTTTTAAGGGGAAGTTTTAAGATGTAATTTATAAGCCTGCTCTGCCCTTGCCATTGAGCGCAAGGCTGAGGAGGAGGTTACGGATTTATGACAGGGTTTGGTAAGGAAGAgtccttgttttgtttattttccttttctgattatCTTTTAGTCTGCATTTGGAAaataacttacttttttttttttcttttttgttttttttcggaggtggggaccgaacccagggccttccactgagccaaatccccaacccccttactttttttttttaataacttactTTTTGTGTGATGTGATTTCTAAGAGAGAAATAACACTGCCCGTGTGAGCATTGTCATTACGCTGCGTGAGGGAAGTCATCCCTGAGGTTCCCCACTTACTGCATCACTATTGTGTGATCTGTGTGGACAGTGCTGTTCCTCTGCTTTCTAGCCATCCTTCCCTGTGAGACACAGCAGCATCAGTGACGATCAGCACCAGTCATGGAGAAGTGGATGGAAGTTCAGGATGTCGCCCTTTGCTTAATCAAATATAACTTCTTCATAATGCCAGCAGACAAAGGATGGGAGAATTGAGATGgctttattgtttctgttctcGTTTTGCTTCGGGCAGTTTTCTATGGGGTTACCTAGATAACAGGTGTAGTCTTTATGCGTGACAAATCTGTCCGGTGGCGATACACCAGGATAATGTCTGAGCATCTGCACtctgctgaacatttctttctgaATCTGGTGGCAAGTTTTGctctcctttgtctctgccttctaagctCTTCCTTGAGAAGTTGGGAAGTTAAGGGTTTGAATAATATGCagatttgatctttttttttcaagtcattGTATCTTTAATAACCAGGCAGTAAAtcaaaacatggaaaaaaaatcgTTCCTTTTACAGGCGATGCCCATCACTACAGACTTTAGTAAGTGAGAGGAGATTCTAAACAGCATGGGAAGGCTTCCAGGCTCACGGATTGAGGTGTTTGGTTGCTGATAATCGGCCGGGGGACGAGCAGCACAAGAGATTAACAAGCCCTCAGAGGGACAGGTCGTGGTTGCTGGGTCATAAGCACCTTGAAGCGTTTCTTGATGGTGATTCGGTGTCTTGAGTATTTGTCATCTGGGGAGAACCGAGCAGGATGGGCAGAGCAAGTCTGTTGTCCCATGGGGTCAAATTTCTTTAGAGTATAGACGCGATCGCCCTGCTCACTGAGGTAATACTGGAGAAACATGACTGCCCCTCAGCAGAGAACACGCCAGCACGTTTACCGCCAGCTGCGTTCACCCAaagtgctgttttgttttgttttaaagatttatttatttattatatgtgcatacactgtagctgtcttcagacaccagaagagggcaccagatctccttacagatggttgtgagccaccatgtggttgctgggatttgaactcaggacttctggaagagcagccagtgctcttaacctctgagccatctctccagccccagatttgatctttattcattaattttcacattttatttacttaaaggcTGACAGGGAATAGTTATTCAGCAGTCATTGTAAAATTACTAGAACCCAAGTTGTAGAACAAAGGGCCACATTGGCTACTCCTATTTTGTatgaagtaattattttaagATGGCAGTCTCTTGTTTAGAAATTCAaagattatttataaaatgtttgaaaagcaAATTTATATTGATTTCCTTCCTTTAGTGACTGAAGGAAAATCTGGAGGTTGAATCTACTTTATTACACATTTTTCACAGTGGCACAAATAAATTGATGGTCCAAGGATTGGAGAGTAAAGATTTAGAGAAGAGGAGAAACTAAACTATGAAAGAGTGAACTGCTAACAGCTTTTTACTTGCCCAGCCTTGTGGGGCTCTAATTTAAAGCCATTGCTTTCCTAAAAGGAACAAATTACAGTATATAAGCTGTGCCCGATGTGCAGGTAACAGCATTTCCTGACTACTTCATCCCTGCTCCACTTGCTCTGTATTGCTTCCTTAGTCAGACATGAAGAGTTCACAGTGAAACTTGCTGCCCCTCTGCTCCATGGCCTGCTTGTCTCTCTGCTACATTATCTTAATTATTATAACATTGTAATAGGCTTTATGTCAATAGGGCAAGTAATTGACTTTTCAAAGTGTAATAAAAGTAAAGGCTGATAAAGCCACATGATGTAATTAAGGAATGTATAAAAATTTTAACTAGAAACTTCTATTCAAGAACTGTGGCAATGGTTGTGGCCCAGAGCATTTGTCTGAACATATAGAAGGCCCTGGATTCTATCCTCAACTcctaagaaaacaacaaacaaaggaatCCCCCCCACTCCCTTCGTTTTACTTGTATGACAGGATGCCCAAACCTGATTAACAGTTTATTTTCATATGGTTTTATATGATTATAGGCTTGATATAAGTCAGGATTTTgtgattaacattttaaaaaataaaagctaattcAGCACAGTATGTACCTCCACtagaaaaatacagatttttcttGGTAAGGGAAAAGAACTAAAACTTGATTCAAAGCCAAAGCCTCAACAGTGTAGGCCACCAAATAATATGATTATACCTTAGGCGGCTTCCTTTTTAGTCAAGACTTTTCCCTCCTTAATATGAGTAATTTTTTCCATTTACCTCAAAAGAATTTAAACCTCAGGGCTTTGTTAGGTTATGAATCTAAATAGGAAATCAAGATATAAGTGAATGTTTTTCATATGATGCTTAAATAAAACAATTGGCTAAAATTAGAGTGATTGTGAAGATAGTGTCTAGAAGATTATACATATAGTTTATAGCTAGCCAGGCTattgtacaaaaagaaaagattagtAATCAAGGTCGATGCCGTTGTCTTCTTTGTCTGGGATTCTCCTTGGTTTCCTAGGTGACAAGAAATACATCAGATGAACTGAGTTGTTTGGGTTCTCTGATTGTCCGTTTTGAATGTCAACCTGATGCAGTCTGTTCAGAAACCACCCCAGAAGACCACCCTCAACAAAGGATGGTCTAGATGGTTGACCTGTGGCTATGTTGGTAGGGAATTAACTTAATCACAAGAAATGATGTGGCTTTGAGGCCCAGTCGACTGTGGGTAAACACCATGGGTTTGGGTTCTAGACTGTAAAAGTAGAGAGTACCAGCTGAGCAGCAAGCATGGATGCATTCATTGTTTCCTGCCTATATGGTTTGGTGTGGCCACCTGTCTCAGTCCTGCTGTTgcgaccccacccccaccccctggagCGGCAGACTGTAACCTGGATCCTTAACTAGGATAAACCCTCTGTCCCAAAGTTGTTTTTTATCAGGTTGTTTTATCACCACAACAGAAACACAACCAAGACAGATGATATTTTATAACGTGAGAAAGATCTTGGCATTTTCAGGaactttaaggaaaaaaacaatTAAGTGCTTCTCATTTGTCCTCTTTACTATTTAAGGACTGACTTATTTTTCAAACAATTGATTCAGTTCATTATAAGgctgttttaaataaaactgaacatatattccttttcttttatttaaatacactTATTTGATGGGCTTTCCTTGCGTATTATGTTTATATACTACCAACCTTCAGTATTTTCGTGCTCTCTACAATGTATAACCAGATAATGCACTCTCCAGCTCTCTTTCTCAGTCATAGAAGGGaaggtcgggctggagagatggctgacgttaagagcagtgactgctcttccagaggtcctgagttcaattcccagcaaccacatggtggctcacaaccatctgtaatgggatctgatgccctcttctggtgtgtctgaagacagcgacaatgcactcacatacataaaataaataaatcttttaaaagaaagaagggaagctcCTTTTACAGAATCCCTTGACCATTCAATGCCTCTGTGTCTCGGACTTCTGTTCCAATATTCCTACATATTTCTTGAGTCACTGTCTTGCTTTTAAAACCCTTGTTATCCACAGGTGCTGACTTGTTTCCCCTGGAATTTTTGCACTTAAATGGAATCTTGTGATACAAACTGTTGAGTGCTAAATCCCTGCCCTCCTTCCTATCTCCCTGTGCTACTTATAAGACTGaagtggtggggttggggatttggctcagtggtagagcgcttgcctaggaagtgcaaggtcctgggttcgatccccagccccgaggggggggggaagactgAGGTGGTGATTGCTTTGGGTATTGCTGATTTTGTTTTCAGTACGCCTTCCCTTCAGTTCAAGCATTTTATGATGGGATTCTTAAGAGTGTGCTATATAGCGTATGGCACTAGAGGAAAGAACTTGGAAACAGGATTTTTTTACCTATGCTGTTGTCCCCTCCCTTCTAGATAGTCTTAAGCTCCCCATGTTTTAGGTGTGTATGTAAGCTCCAGAGTGCCCATTTGTGTGATGTTTCCCAGCTCAATTTAGAACTCTTACTCTTTCTCCTAAAACCTGATACCTGCATCTCGCCCCCCGCAGCTCCCCTTCATTGAATGGTATATGCATTCCCTTGTTGCTCAGACTCAGAATTTGGAGCTGTCTTTAagccctgtctcctctcatacttAGCATTTAACCCATTAGCTTTGTAcagcctctgtttcctcactACTTGTTCAGTGGCCTCCTAACTCATCTTCCTGCTAACATTCTTAACCTTGTACAAGAAACGTAAATGAACTTGGTTGCCCCTTTGGACAAAGCCCTTCAATGGATTCCAGTTGTTCTGGAATAATCTGTATTCTTACCCTTGTCTGTAGGACCAGACACATTTGGTTCCTGTTACTTCTCTGACTGTGTCTCCTGCTGTTTTCCTTGCATGCTCAGCTCGGGCTTTACTGGCCATTTTTTCTCAAAAACAGATTTTCTTAAGATTACCGTTATCAATGTTTCTGTTTGAAATGCTTACGCTTCAAACCCCGAACTCCcatttatgtatgtctgtggagAGAACTTGACCTTGATCTGATATCTAATCCCTGTCTGTCATTCACATCCTAATGATCCTCTCCTCTTTGCCCCTGACTGCTTCCTAAACCCCCGACTTTACCTCGTTCTTGTATTGTAGCATTCTACCCTGCCTCTCCCTAGAATGGAAATTGAACAAGGACACAGGGTTTTGTGACTCCTCTGCTGTGGGACATAGTAACACTCCAAGTTTGAATGACTGAAGGTGCAAGTAAATTTAACCTTAAGATGGATCATTTTACATTTCTCTACTTTGATCCATATGTATGAAATGAAGGCTTACACAAAGTCCATGAGCGTTCATTTCAACTTCAGATGACCATTCCCTTACAGTTAGTTAGGTTCAAGGCATTTAACTTTTCAAGTGATTTTTTGAGGACACATTGCTCAGGCCACTACTTGACAGTCACAACACTCTAGGGATTATGTGATCTCTGATGTGCTCTCTCCCACTGTACTTTGTTACAGTTTTCCCAGCTCTATTTTCTAAAGTTACTATCCATCGTCTGCttctttgtattattattttaatttcttcattattattatttatgtgtatgagtatttttgctGCATGTATGTTATGTTTATGCCTAGTGCTCGGGGAGGCCAGAAAAAGACATCTGatccccaagaactggagttTATATTATAGATTGTTACAgttcaccatgtgggtgctaggaatcaaccCAGGCCCTTTGGAGGAacaactagtgctcttaacttctggggcctctctccagaccctttGTATTACAGAATTAAATTGCCTCTCAatgtttaaagtattttttttctgatcactCCTCATTTGACATTCATTGGATATAAGCAAATGTGATTTgaagcatatttctttttttttttcgttcatatttacatattaaaaccATTTTGTTAACACCAAATCTTTACaattagtaaaagaaatatgCATTTTAGGAATAAGAGATGTTACTAAAGCAGTATTCATTTTGGAGCCTTTGTTTAGCACCTGAGGAAAGGGGTCTATATAGAAAGCTATTGTAATGTTGATCTAAGTTGTTTGGTCTGTAGATTAAAATGACTACAATGAAAGCAAAATTCAACTAGGGGAAACACTTGTAACTATTTGAAGCATATTTCTTAGCTGCTTCATTCTTGCTCTGTAGGGATTCCTCTTCTCAACTCTCACCAGATACATGCAACCCTACTTAATGCACATGTTAATTGGTTTGATCGATTTTTAAAtcgtggaaaagaaaagaaattagatgtTAAATTTAGTCTCTCATTTTACTGTAAAGTTTTTCTAGTCCGGATATGGTGTTGGtgcttgggaagttgaggcaggagaaacaACAGCTCAAGACCAGGCATACACAGAAGCTCACCCTGTACTGTGCACCCCTGTAGCAGAGGAGGAGGactgccacaagttcaagactagctcaGGCTTCAGAGTGACACCTTAGCTTAAAAACAGAAGCAGTAGAGCCAGAGTgtaggagaatgtgtgtgtgttggttcaaGGGCAGCCCGTATTAAAAGACATTGtttcagaacagaaaaataaaaaaatttctgagGTGAATAAGCTCATAGAGTATTGGATGATGCCTAGAATGTGGCCTTACCAGAttcagactaaaaaaaaaaatgtaaacagaaacttCAACAAATTAATGTATAATCCTTCAAGAGGTGATTACAGTATCTATGTTTTATTTCACTACAGAGTATCTtctttaagctttatttttatttatgtctgagTATTTGCCACATGTGTGGGTGCTTGAGGAGACCAGGGAAGGGTTTCAGATCCTAGGGGCGTTTGTGAGACTCCCCATCTTAGGTGTGAGGAGCTTAAGTCAGCAAGTGCACTTAGAtgctgagccctctctgcagcctcacacaggagacagcagTGCTCCGTGAGACAATCTTTGAACATTTACTGGGTAAAGCACTGTTGTAACCATTTATGTATCATTTTTTTAGGGAATATACAtttgttcttaatattttaagaaagtcaTCTGTTAAGAAAACATgttctggggttggagagacggctcagatgcctagagaaatggctcagagcacttgctgccagTGTAGGAACCAAGCATGCAAAGACGTACAGATAGGTGTACGTACAGACagaacacccagacacataaaataaggtgtgttcaagctgggcatggtgtcacacaccttgaatcccagcagagaagggtgggtctctgaatttggagacatcagagctacacagagaaactcaaaacaaacaaaaaagtagaaaTGGGAGGTTGATGGCTCGGGCCTTTAATCTGAACATCTGGGAGACTAACAAGACTGCTAGTTAaaagccagcatgggctacacaaTAGGCTGGACTGGCTGGACCAGAATTAgattctcagaaataaaaatactgtaCCATATCAGAGAATGAATATTAGATTATGTAGAGAGATGTGTGTAAATCTCGTGTATGAATAAATGCACTCTGTAAGTTTCTACATTGGTTCATTTACAAAACTATTTTCTATCTAGTTGATTTTTTGTATCTTtgttatctttaaaaatttatgataTAAACTATATACTACAGACTACCTATCAATGTAATTATTGTAGACCATATATTGATGTGTGCCATGAtcaaatgtacattttattttatgaatttttagcATTTCATTAGAAcattttaagagttttttttttttttctttttttgagctggggaccgaactagGGCCTTAAaccataggcaagcgcctaccactgagctaaatcaacccccCCAAGAGTTTTCTGATTAAGTACTTGTCAAATTTAAATATACAAGTAACAATTTTACACTTAAAAATATTGAcccaggcatagtgacacatgATTTTAATTCTAGTTCTTGGGAGGCAAACATAGGGAGATCTATGTGAATTAAAAGCCAGACAAGGTTGGTTACATAGCAAGatttttgtctaaaaaaaaaaaaaaagctccaaatttttttaaagatttatttattttttatatatgagtacactgtagctgtcttcagacacaccagaagagggcatcagatctcattacagatgcttgtgagccaccatgtggttgctgggatttgaacttgggacccttggaagagcagtcagcgttgtttaaccactgagacatctcaccagcccaagctCCGAAatttaagaacaacaacaaactgtaAACTGTGCTCAGAGGAAAAGCTTCTCTTCATCAATATAactatgatttatattttatatacttttctaGACACTTTGGTCCTATGTTTGCTAATGTTCAGAGATGCCCACCCCCCAGACACTGTCTGCAGTCTTGTGCTCATCAAAGCCTTTGCTTTGAATTAGATAGTCCTTGACTTGGTTTTGATTAATAGACTTCGACAAAGGTGATTGTTTCTGCATGAACCTGAGGTACTCAGATGGAAAAAGGATCTTGTTCCAGATTTGCTAAGTAAAATTGTATAatgcctgtctcaaagaaagaaggatgggtggATAAGAGGGAGGGCAAGAACTAGAGGCACTCTTGGGATGAGTGTAGAAATTTTAATAGGGGCTatgtagaaaatattaaagaatgtCCATCTCCTACTGAGCAGTGATGTTAGTGGGACTGAGGAGGCAGATGTCCTCATTTGAGGAGGTAAGTGTTGCTATGTTAAGTAAGACCCTGGCAGGGGGCTGGGTGGGAGCaggtggaaaccaggaaaagcatCCAACAGCCTTAACCCTCAAAACGGAGTACTGATTTTAATGGATCCTGTTAGCTACTTAAAAATATGCATgtttaggttggggatttagctcagtggtagagcgcttgcctagcaagcgcaaggccctggattcagtccccagctccgaaaaaaagaaaaaagaaaaaaaaatatgcatgtTTCAGAttcttcaaaatgtaaataaaacaatgtttagGAACATGATAGTAATCAGGATGACAGTTGAATATCAAGAACTGATTAAGCATAAATAGAAGTGAAATACAAAGTTTCAGAGATTAATCAGCAGATGAGTGTAAAGCCTAAAGTCAACATGGATGAAGAAAGAATTATTCAGGTAAGATATGGATCTGAAGAGTTTGCCCTGAGTATAGAATAGAGAAAAATCTTCAAAACTACATAATGATTCAGTTGGACATTAAGAAAAATTGAGAAGCCTCAGTTTGGGAAGGTGGCTGTAAGAAAGACGAAGTGATGGCCTAGAAGCTAAGATAGCTTTGAACATTGCAGAATTAAAAATTTGGTTAAAGCCAGGTCGTGGTGGCctacacctttggtcccagcacttgagaggcagaaacaggaagatctctgagttcaaggccagtgtggtctatagagggagttccaggacagaaaatTGGTTGAAACTACAATCAAAATCCTAGTGATAAGTAAAAGTCAACTACTGTAGGAGCATTGAGTGCAAAGTTAAAGACACCAGAGACCAGAAGTCTCAAGGAAGGGAGGGGCTTCTCCAACAGCAGTACAAACTGCACAAAGTGGACTTTTAAGATGCTAACAGGTGTTAACATCCCTGTGCTGTATGTCCATTAGGTTAAGGGATAGAGGTGCTTTTAGACCAAGGCTTGGCATACTGTACCCAAGAAGGCATCCAAAGGGCATTATATGAGTAGGAAAGGCAGGGAAATCAAAAGGAGGAATCCATAGTTTTGGGCAGTTTGGGGTACAgtgatgataaaatattttgtgaaagTTACTCTGAATACTTTGAAAAATACGCAGAAGATAGCTAGCTATGGAAGACCTATCTTATGAAGGGGATTGTGGCACTGAATAATTTCTGTAATACCTTgctaataaaaccaaaaataagtagctggtatttaatcccagcactcaggaggcaggtggatctcggtgggtttgagaccagcctggtccaagTATAGAGTTCTGTATACTTACAGGGATATGCAGTGAAACCCTGTCAAAAATACATATGATTTATTGAGTATCAAGCATGTGTTGAAAACTGCTTAAGGCAAGGGAACCTCTGTCTTTACATTTTACTAATGTAAACTACACACTACTTTTAGAGGTCACAGCTAGTCCAAACACAGGACTTCCTCAGGAAGTTTATGAAGATGGGTTGGGAAATCCTTGAAAACAAGTTGATGTGGGTAAGCAAATAGCTAATGATGGACAGTGTTAAAGTTAGACAAAATGTTAGGTGAAAGAGCGTTAACAGGGGAAGACAAATGGTAGAGCGACCTCCCTTACCAGCAGAATACAATGCGACAGTTGACAGGATGAGAATAGGCAGGTTCACAGTCTTGTGAGTGTCTAGTGTATCTCTGAAAAACTGAAAGGGAGTCAGAAGATTAGTCAAGAATGTAAGATTTATGGTTAAAGAGATAGCTCacttaagagtacttgctgttctttcaaggattcagaaaattatttttaaaactttataaagaTACTATATTTGTAACATAATTTCACTGTTgtcttttatgtttataatttctaTAATTGCCTTTAATAGATGCACATATTtaagatgattttcttttatcTCCCTGCAGGTTACTCAGATGAGTCGTCCAGACCTGATTCTCTTTCTGATGAAGTATCTCATGGCTCTCATAGTTGGGATTCCCTCTATTTTTTGGGTTGGAAGCAAAAAGACATGCTTTGAATGGGCCAGCTTTTTCCATGGGCGTAAGAAAAAAGAGTAAGTTAATGAGTTCTCACAGTATTAAcagcccctctgtgtgtgtgtgtgtgtgtgtgtgtgtgtgtgtgtgtgtgtgtgtgtgtgtgtgtgtgtgtgtgtgtgtgtgttcatgtgttcactTGCTCACATGTTGGACTTGAGAAGTATTCTCAGAAGATTGTAACTTTATCAGCAGTGACTGATAACATTGGCATAATAGCATAATTTAAAACAACTAGCTgcctcatgcctgtaatccttgTTATTGATTAGAGTAAgggagaaggattaggagttcaaggataGACTGGGCAACATAGGAAgattccaacttttaaaaaaaaaaaagcaattgaaaGCCTCATTCTGAGAAGATGGTTGAGGAGAGGCATGCAAGAGCTTCAATAT encodes:
- the LOC116913848 gene encoding H/ACA ribonucleoprotein complex subunit 3-like, with product MFLQYYLSEQGDRVYTLKKFDPMGQQTCSAHPARFSPDDKYSRHRITIKKRFKVLMTQQPRPVPLRAC